In one Zobellia galactanivorans genomic region, the following are encoded:
- a CDS encoding sulfatase family protein, whose protein sequence is MNISKHKTFGILLLLFSMIAGAQNIQKPNIVIIYTDDQGYGDVSALNPNAKFNTPNMDKLANEGIVFTDGHSSDAVCSPSRYSLLTGRYSWRTSLKKGVLGADGPCLIENDRMTIASLLQENGYTTAMIGKWHLQMEFEGSLGKDRDWSKPFTDGPIEKGFDYFFGIPASMNYGILTYLENDRVLDPPVLWTKKKADKRSRAFSDSINPKGYRMTPPYRSTRIEGTGGWVEVAPSFNDELVLKTFADKAVDYIGESATEAKTGKPFFLYLPLTSPHLPHCTHPDFQGRSNCGNYGDFMEETDYRIGQVLEALKSNGIEDNTLVIFSSDNGAETNYVYQREKYGHYSSLNFKGGKRDIYEGGHRVPFLMRWPNGIQAGTKSDVPVCQTDYLATIADILGVELPDNAGEDSYSLWPILKGEDYDSSLRGPVIHHSVSGHFAIRDGKWKLNMFRGSGGSLEPRAIEPKEGEAIYELYNMEKDPGETTNLYFDYPDVVKRLTQKINKIIEEGRTTPGKPQPYVKEGWNMPDWTKS, encoded by the coding sequence ATGAATATATCAAAACACAAAACCTTCGGAATTTTATTGTTGTTGTTTTCAATGATCGCGGGGGCACAAAACATCCAAAAACCCAATATCGTCATAATTTATACCGATGACCAAGGGTATGGGGATGTAAGTGCCCTTAACCCCAATGCTAAATTCAATACGCCCAATATGGATAAATTGGCCAATGAGGGCATCGTTTTTACCGATGGGCATAGCAGTGATGCGGTTTGCTCACCGTCTAGGTACTCGCTCTTAACCGGGCGCTATAGCTGGCGAACTTCCCTGAAAAAAGGAGTCTTGGGGGCCGACGGGCCTTGTTTGATAGAAAATGACAGGATGACCATAGCTTCCCTGCTCCAAGAAAACGGCTATACAACCGCCATGATAGGAAAGTGGCATCTTCAAATGGAATTTGAAGGAAGCCTGGGGAAAGACCGTGATTGGTCAAAGCCTTTTACGGATGGTCCAATAGAGAAGGGATTTGATTATTTCTTCGGTATTCCCGCCTCTATGAATTACGGTATTTTAACGTATTTGGAGAATGATAGGGTCTTGGATCCACCTGTCTTATGGACCAAAAAGAAGGCCGACAAAAGATCTCGGGCATTTAGCGATAGTATTAATCCGAAAGGGTATCGAATGACACCGCCCTATAGAAGCACCCGCATAGAAGGCACAGGGGGATGGGTAGAAGTGGCGCCCTCGTTTAACGATGAATTGGTCTTAAAAACATTTGCTGATAAAGCGGTTGATTATATTGGCGAATCTGCAACGGAGGCCAAAACCGGCAAGCCGTTCTTTTTATACCTGCCATTGACGAGTCCGCATTTACCGCATTGCACGCATCCCGATTTTCAAGGGCGGAGTAACTGTGGCAATTACGGTGATTTTATGGAAGAAACCGATTATAGAATTGGACAAGTTCTTGAAGCATTAAAATCGAATGGAATTGAAGACAATACCCTAGTGATTTTTTCTTCGGATAACGGAGCGGAAACCAACTACGTTTATCAGCGAGAAAAATACGGACACTATAGCAGCCTCAACTTTAAAGGAGGTAAACGAGATATCTATGAAGGAGGCCATCGGGTTCCTTTTCTTATGCGTTGGCCCAACGGAATACAGGCAGGGACAAAATCAGATGTACCCGTTTGCCAGACCGATTACCTGGCTACCATTGCCGATATTCTTGGAGTGGAACTTCCCGATAATGCTGGGGAGGACAGTTATAGTTTATGGCCCATTCTAAAAGGGGAAGACTATGACAGCTCGTTAAGAGGGCCGGTAATCCACCATTCGGTATCGGGCCATTTTGCCATTCGCGACGGAAAATGGAAACTGAATATGTTTCGAGGCTCCGGGGGTTCTTTAGAACCTAGAGCCATTGAACCCAAAGAAGGTGAAGCCATATACGAATTATACAATATGGAAAAAGACCCAGGAGAGACCACAAATCTTTATTTTGATTATCCCGACGTAGTAAAAAGGCTTACCCAGAAAATTAACAAAATCATTGAAGAGGGTAGAACTACACCCGGTAAGCCCCAACCCTATGTAAAAGAAGGGTGGAATATGCCCGATTGGACGAAGTCGTAA
- a CDS encoding sulfatase-like hydrolase/transferase, protein MKLRIQLLLFSSFIFFSCGGKQEAKKEIAVEQDTRPNIIFVFADDWGYGDLGVHGSTFCKTPNLDKMAVEGIDFQNFSVVNPVCSPSRVGVMTGQFPARQSVHGHFASVESHMQRGMPDWLNPQAPLLPKMLKEAGYATAHFGKWHLSNTHVEDAPSPLEYGYDEYGAFNLPSKLHQMQADSTLYKTIDFVKRNKEKPFFVNAWIHATHTPHYPKEKYMRQFAHLNEQQQVYAAVIAEYDARIGELFETLKNLGLDENTLVVFSSDNGPEITGKKKIIEDNSTGPGMGTYYSVGETAGLKGEKRSLFAGGVRIPFLVRWPGKTPAGVVDKTTELATVDLLPTFLELAKTTYPENYEPDGVSIVPAIMGKPFERQKPIFWDWRFPNDRPDFWPSAGVQEGNWKLLANEELGREELYDITSDWAEQKDMSAENPQKVKELMQKFKTFKKSLPIDPPSTCFSEVRSRLTSED, encoded by the coding sequence ATGAAACTAAGAATACAACTCTTGCTTTTTAGCTCCTTCATATTCTTTTCCTGTGGCGGAAAACAAGAAGCTAAGAAGGAAATAGCGGTTGAACAAGATACCCGACCCAACATCATATTCGTTTTTGCGGATGATTGGGGCTACGGCGACCTGGGTGTTCATGGTAGTACCTTTTGTAAAACCCCCAACCTTGATAAAATGGCTGTGGAGGGCATCGATTTTCAGAATTTCTCTGTGGTAAACCCGGTTTGTTCGCCCAGTAGGGTCGGGGTTATGACGGGCCAGTTTCCGGCGCGCCAAAGTGTACACGGGCATTTCGCATCCGTAGAATCCCATATGCAAAGAGGTATGCCCGACTGGTTAAATCCCCAGGCCCCCTTGCTTCCAAAAATGCTAAAAGAAGCGGGTTATGCCACGGCCCACTTTGGAAAATGGCACCTTTCCAATACCCATGTTGAAGATGCGCCCAGTCCACTGGAATATGGCTATGACGAATATGGGGCGTTTAACCTGCCGAGTAAGCTGCATCAAATGCAGGCCGACTCAACGCTGTATAAAACGATTGATTTTGTAAAACGGAACAAGGAGAAGCCGTTTTTTGTAAACGCTTGGATCCACGCCACACATACCCCGCATTATCCTAAGGAAAAGTATATGCGGCAATTTGCCCATCTAAATGAGCAGCAACAGGTTTATGCGGCTGTGATCGCCGAATATGATGCCCGTATCGGTGAGTTGTTCGAAACTTTGAAAAACTTGGGCTTGGATGAAAATACCTTGGTCGTTTTCTCTTCGGATAACGGACCCGAAATTACAGGGAAAAAGAAAATTATAGAAGACAATTCCACGGGCCCTGGTATGGGCACCTATTATTCCGTAGGTGAAACAGCAGGACTCAAGGGGGAAAAACGGTCTTTGTTCGCAGGCGGGGTGCGTATTCCCTTTCTAGTGCGTTGGCCGGGTAAAACGCCTGCCGGCGTAGTCGATAAAACTACCGAATTGGCTACGGTCGACTTACTGCCTACCTTTTTGGAGTTGGCAAAAACTACCTATCCCGAAAATTATGAGCCTGATGGGGTAAGTATCGTCCCGGCTATTATGGGAAAACCTTTTGAGCGGCAAAAACCGATTTTTTGGGATTGGCGTTTTCCGAATGACCGACCCGATTTTTGGCCAAGTGCAGGGGTGCAAGAGGGAAATTGGAAGTTGCTGGCAAACGAAGAATTAGGAAGGGAGGAGCTTTATGATATTACGTCCGATTGGGCGGAGCAGAAAGATATGTCCGCTGAAAATCCCCAAAAAGTAAAGGAACTAATGCAAAAGTTCAAAACGTTTAAAAAGTCCTTGCCTATAGACCCGCCTTCAACTTGCTTTTCGGAAGTGCGGAGTAGGCTTACTTCTGAAGATTAA
- a CDS encoding SusC/RagA family TonB-linked outer membrane protein, giving the protein MKKRKTKIYPFRIAHKELLKVCFCAFLMPTFLPEVHASTIPIGSGPNFETVQQQIKGAVLDNAGIPLAGVNVLLEGSTTGTQTDFDGNYTITASSGDVLVFSYIGMKTQSITVGASGTINVTMEEDAASLDEVVVIGYGTQKKSDLTGAVGSVSSAELQERPAASLTQSLSGKMPGVSVSINSGRPGGKSNIRIRGNSSVSLSNDPLYVVDGIILVSSGLGNNSSPIDYINPNDIASIEVLKDASATAIYGSRGANGVILVSTKRGSRSGGKISYDSYYSIGNLSRKVDVLNSEEFLMIEEVAYQNAEKYDAVGFANGKYTDPALKRNDPKLFDANGNPLYDTDWQDEVTRAAFTQNHQLSFTGGTEKGSYGAFLGYMDEEGIMKDSWLKRYSGRFVFDSNIRDWLKVGGSLSYNNQKERIIHASWVGRNMIENIPIVPVKYPDGSWASNADYPGMEGGPNPVRVGEEYKNFLRTNTILGNIFANITLAKGLDFRTSIGVNNVEQKTDEYAGRELSFIGTNTNGYAERSANEYTSWQFENYLTYNKEIADTHSITGLLGISWQHINNTAFSARAENFSDDFFSFDNLGAGSVVGNPTSSAFAYGLNSYFGRINYGLQNKYLLTVTGRVDGSSKFGDTNKYAFFPSAALAWKVSEENFLKESKTISNLKLRASYGVTGNSEIPAYGALPGLGNYAYVVNNSVVNGIGIDRLANPDLKWEKTNQVDAGIEVGLFDGRISFEADIYRKLTEDMLLNSPVPTSSGYASVFRNIGSMENKGIEFSLSTRNIATDNFSWDTDFNIAMNKNEVVALSGGSDIFSSRTIIREGEAVGSFFGLVNLGTWGSDEAEEAAKYFRLPGDVKIEDRNNDGVINQADRTIIGKGIPDGYGSLINTFRYKNFELLVDLQFQYGNDIMYITTRPQENRQGIANSLATVLDAWTPENQDTEIAQWRPVSAGYDNLDTSHMIQDGSFIRGRNLLLGYNFSPDISEKLKLSRLKIYTSAQNFFVSTKYEGYDPEVQTTDNTFGQGEVNFDQYPKPRVFMIGLNATF; this is encoded by the coding sequence ATGAAAAAACGGAAAACCAAAATCTATCCTTTTCGGATAGCCCACAAGGAGCTTCTTAAGGTCTGCTTCTGTGCATTCCTGATGCCGACATTTCTGCCGGAAGTACATGCGAGTACGATTCCCATAGGTTCAGGACCGAATTTTGAAACGGTACAACAGCAAATTAAAGGTGCTGTATTGGATAATGCGGGAATACCTCTCGCAGGAGTAAATGTGTTGCTTGAGGGAAGTACAACGGGAACACAGACCGATTTTGACGGAAACTACACCATTACGGCGAGTTCCGGCGATGTATTGGTCTTTTCGTATATAGGGATGAAAACGCAATCTATTACGGTTGGGGCCTCAGGCACTATAAATGTAACCATGGAGGAAGACGCCGCCAGCCTTGATGAGGTGGTTGTAATTGGCTACGGTACCCAAAAGAAAAGTGATTTGACCGGGGCCGTTGGTTCTGTGTCGTCAGCGGAATTGCAAGAGCGTCCGGCTGCTTCCCTTACCCAATCCCTATCGGGTAAGATGCCAGGTGTGAGCGTATCCATTAACTCGGGTAGGCCGGGAGGAAAATCCAATATCAGGATTAGGGGAAATTCTTCGGTTAGCCTTTCCAATGATCCTTTGTACGTAGTTGATGGTATTATATTGGTCTCATCGGGATTGGGCAATAACAGCTCTCCCATAGATTACATTAACCCTAACGATATTGCTTCCATTGAAGTTTTAAAAGATGCTTCGGCAACGGCAATTTATGGTTCTCGAGGGGCTAACGGGGTTATTTTGGTCTCTACCAAAAGAGGAAGTCGATCTGGAGGAAAAATCAGTTATGACAGTTACTACAGTATAGGAAACCTTTCTAGAAAAGTAGACGTGCTGAACTCGGAAGAATTTTTAATGATCGAGGAGGTCGCCTATCAGAATGCGGAAAAATACGATGCCGTAGGCTTTGCCAATGGTAAGTATACCGACCCGGCCTTAAAAAGAAACGACCCGAAACTTTTTGATGCCAATGGCAATCCCCTTTACGATACCGATTGGCAAGATGAGGTAACCCGGGCAGCCTTCACCCAGAACCACCAACTGTCATTTACGGGAGGAACCGAGAAAGGTAGTTACGGTGCCTTCCTTGGTTATATGGACGAAGAAGGCATCATGAAAGATTCTTGGCTAAAACGGTATTCCGGTCGATTTGTCTTCGATTCCAATATTAGGGATTGGCTCAAAGTTGGCGGTAGTCTTAGTTATAACAATCAAAAGGAAAGAATTATTCACGCCTCATGGGTCGGTAGAAATATGATTGAAAATATTCCTATCGTACCGGTAAAATATCCAGATGGTAGCTGGGCCAGTAATGCCGATTATCCAGGAATGGAAGGAGGTCCGAACCCGGTTAGGGTAGGAGAGGAGTACAAGAATTTCTTGCGCACCAATACCATATTAGGAAACATATTCGCCAATATTACCTTGGCAAAAGGACTGGATTTTAGAACTTCCATAGGTGTAAATAACGTAGAGCAAAAAACCGATGAATATGCGGGCCGTGAACTAAGTTTTATTGGAACGAATACAAACGGTTACGCAGAAAGATCAGCTAATGAATATACTTCATGGCAATTTGAAAATTACCTGACTTATAACAAGGAAATTGCTGATACCCATTCCATCACCGGTTTGTTGGGGATATCATGGCAACATATAAATAACACGGCATTTAGTGCCCGAGCCGAAAATTTCTCGGATGACTTTTTTAGCTTCGATAATTTAGGCGCGGGATCAGTGGTCGGCAATCCGACTTCAAGTGCTTTCGCCTATGGGCTGAATTCTTATTTCGGACGGATCAATTATGGTCTTCAAAATAAGTATCTCTTGACGGTCACGGGCCGGGTAGATGGATCGTCTAAATTCGGGGATACCAATAAATACGCCTTCTTTCCTTCAGCGGCCTTGGCCTGGAAAGTTTCCGAAGAGAATTTCTTGAAAGAATCTAAAACGATATCCAACCTTAAATTAAGGGCAAGTTATGGGGTTACCGGTAACTCAGAAATACCTGCATACGGAGCATTACCTGGCTTAGGGAACTATGCCTATGTGGTGAATAACTCGGTAGTGAACGGTATTGGTATCGACCGTTTGGCCAATCCTGATTTGAAATGGGAAAAAACAAACCAAGTTGATGCCGGAATCGAAGTTGGCCTGTTTGATGGAAGAATTTCCTTTGAGGCGGATATCTACCGTAAGTTGACCGAAGATATGCTCTTGAATTCACCTGTACCCACCAGTAGTGGTTATGCCTCTGTATTTCGAAATATTGGGAGTATGGAAAATAAGGGGATTGAATTTTCTTTGAGTACTCGGAATATCGCAACCGATAATTTTTCATGGGACACCGATTTCAACATCGCCATGAATAAAAATGAGGTAGTTGCGCTTTCGGGTGGAAGCGATATTTTTTCTAGTCGGACCATCATTCGCGAAGGGGAGGCCGTTGGTTCTTTCTTTGGCCTGGTCAATCTCGGTACATGGGGAAGTGATGAAGCCGAAGAAGCGGCAAAATACTTCAGGCTTCCTGGAGATGTCAAAATAGAGGATAGAAATAATGACGGGGTTATCAACCAAGCCGATAGGACCATTATCGGAAAAGGGATTCCCGATGGTTACGGAAGTTTGATCAACACCTTCCGTTACAAGAATTTTGAACTGTTGGTCGATCTACAGTTTCAGTACGGTAATGATATTATGTACATCACTACCCGTCCACAAGAAAACAGACAGGGTATAGCCAACAGTCTTGCTACGGTATTGGATGCATGGACGCCTGAAAATCAGGATACGGAAATTGCTCAGTGGAGACCTGTATCTGCCGGTTATGATAATTTAGATACCTCCCACATGATCCAAGATGGGTCTTTCATTAGGGGGAGAAACCTGTTGTTGGGCTATAATTTCTCACCGGATATTTCTGAAAAATTAAAGCTGAGCAGGTTGAAGATATACACATCGGCACAAAACTTTTTTGTAAGCACAAAATACGAAGGTTATGATCCAGAAGTGCAAACCACTGATAACACTTTTGGACAAGGAGAGGTAAACTTTGATCAATACCCAAAGCCTCGGGTATTTATGATCGGATTGAACGCAACTTTCTAA
- a CDS encoding RagB/SusD family nutrient uptake outer membrane protein translates to MKNSIKNRIQVALMGLLLGTGVGCSDFLDETDPSNITADSYFKTAEHAESAVYSIYSNLREVRGGSYGGSPWLMLEFATGLADSDLGQADNSNIIRNLTNTSDNAYGKVYWDSSYKGIANANLAIANIPDIAMDEGKKNQILGEARFLRAYYYYNLVRIFGSVPLITDPIDLSSENLYSSQETVENIYAVIVEDLTTAEASGLPFNDGTGKVTLGAIKSLLSSVYLTMAGYPLQKGDEYYKKAADKAKEVIDSAEYSLFPTYADLHDPEQNNIGENIFMVQYEAFVDPSDWQPLVIPYNMNISAYSEQTGAIYANQDFVNSYDENDKRIAEKEFYYTTYTSKFDRDETIVLGGHFLYKHFDIVANLETASSDLNWDLIRYAEVLLIYAEASNEVSGPTTAAYNAVNEIRTRAELPNLEGLSKDQFREAVWKEKWHELSYENVTWFDMVRLRKAFNVSTGSFEDFVGHQFAYGPTLTERELLFPIPTDELRNNVNLVQNPGY, encoded by the coding sequence ATGAAAAATAGTATAAAAAACAGAATTCAAGTAGCGCTGATGGGGCTCTTGCTAGGTACGGGAGTAGGGTGTTCCGACTTTCTTGATGAAACCGACCCTTCCAATATTACCGCTGATAGTTATTTTAAGACTGCGGAGCATGCAGAATCTGCCGTGTATTCTATCTATTCCAATTTGAGGGAAGTACGCGGGGGATCCTACGGAGGTAGTCCTTGGCTCATGTTGGAATTTGCTACAGGTTTGGCCGATAGCGATTTAGGGCAGGCCGATAACAGCAATATCATCCGAAACTTGACCAATACTTCGGATAATGCATATGGCAAGGTATACTGGGACAGCAGCTATAAAGGTATAGCCAATGCCAACTTGGCGATTGCGAACATTCCTGATATTGCTATGGATGAAGGCAAAAAAAATCAAATATTGGGGGAAGCCCGGTTTCTAAGGGCCTATTACTATTATAATCTCGTCCGGATTTTCGGTAGCGTTCCTTTAATTACCGACCCGATCGATCTAAGTTCGGAAAACTTGTATTCCTCCCAAGAAACAGTGGAGAATATTTATGCGGTAATCGTAGAAGATTTGACTACTGCAGAGGCGTCGGGCCTCCCGTTTAACGATGGTACGGGAAAGGTGACCCTTGGGGCGATCAAATCATTATTGTCCAGTGTATACCTGACCATGGCGGGCTACCCCTTGCAAAAGGGAGACGAGTACTATAAAAAAGCCGCGGACAAGGCCAAGGAAGTAATCGATTCGGCCGAATATAGCTTGTTCCCTACCTATGCCGATTTACATGACCCAGAGCAAAACAATATAGGCGAGAACATCTTTATGGTTCAATACGAGGCCTTTGTAGATCCTTCCGATTGGCAACCCTTGGTCATACCGTATAACATGAATATTTCGGCTTACTCGGAACAAACGGGAGCCATTTATGCCAATCAAGATTTTGTGAATTCGTATGACGAGAACGATAAAAGGATTGCGGAAAAGGAATTTTACTACACCACCTATACCTCTAAATTCGATAGGGATGAGACCATAGTCTTGGGAGGCCATTTTCTCTATAAGCATTTTGATATCGTGGCCAATCTTGAAACGGCCAGTAGCGATCTAAATTGGGACCTGATCCGCTATGCCGAGGTGCTGCTAATTTATGCCGAGGCATCGAACGAGGTTTCAGGACCTACCACGGCGGCATATAATGCCGTAAACGAAATTAGGACCAGGGCGGAATTGCCTAATCTGGAAGGACTTAGCAAAGACCAGTTTCGGGAAGCGGTTTGGAAGGAAAAATGGCATGAGCTTAGTTATGAGAACGTTACTTGGTTCGACATGGTCAGGTTAAGAAAGGCGTTTAATGTCTCAACAGGGAGTTTTGAGGATTTTGTTGGGCATCAATTTGCTTACGGCCCAACATTGACGGAACGCGAATTGTTATTTCCCATTCCTACCGATGAACTACGTAACAATGTGAACTTGGTCCAAAATCCGGGCTATTAA
- a CDS encoding arylsulfatase, whose amino-acid sequence MNLKMVTSGKEIVCGNNRKLAVKSLSMFMVWVCASAFVMRAQSTAKEKPNVIVVITDDQGMGDLGCYGNPYIKTPNIDTFYKDAVRFTNYHVSTTCAPSRGAIMSGRHTNRLNVFHTITGRSILFEDEVILPQIFAQNGYTNGMFGKWHLGDNYPYRPEDRGFHEVVRHGGGGITQGPDYWNNDYFDDTYWHNGKTEKYKGYCTDVFFSEALDFIETNKDKPFFCYIATNAPHGPLNVPKKYMDMYKGVDGLAEKFQRFYGMITNIDDNFKLLEDKLEALDIADNTILIFTTDNGTAGGNKVFDAGLKGGKGSEYEGGHRVPLLIRWPNGELTGGKDIDKLVAHYDLLPTFVDLLGFDFNPVKPLDGTSLKPLLYDQAEEWPNRILYMDTQRLQNLVKYRKYSVMDDNWRLVNGTELYDMNKDRSQTTNVFDRHPEVAERLAVGYEKWWQSIMDENVNERYAYIKVGSPEENPSRISSHDMMTGKFGHMWHQYGATNASQATGNWKIEFVEDGDYKISLCRFPRESGLAINETFPAEKQRVELERAMPASTKSDFEEAYIYVADLEKTAKIEKGQKEVSFTAKVSAGKYDMEAQLIDKDKRVHPAYYVYIEKL is encoded by the coding sequence ATGAATTTAAAAATGGTAACCAGCGGTAAGGAGATCGTATGTGGTAACAATCGGAAACTTGCCGTAAAAAGTCTTTCAATGTTTATGGTATGGGTCTGTGCGTCGGCATTTGTCATGCGGGCGCAAAGTACAGCCAAAGAAAAACCGAACGTAATCGTAGTGATTACCGATGACCAGGGTATGGGCGATTTGGGATGTTATGGAAACCCCTATATCAAAACCCCGAATATTGACACCTTTTATAAAGATGCGGTGCGGTTTACCAATTATCACGTATCCACTACCTGCGCGCCTAGTAGAGGGGCCATAATGAGCGGGCGACATACCAATCGACTCAATGTTTTTCATACGATTACAGGGCGTTCCATTCTTTTTGAAGACGAAGTAATACTACCGCAGATTTTTGCCCAAAACGGATATACCAATGGTATGTTCGGTAAGTGGCATTTGGGGGATAATTATCCCTACCGTCCTGAAGACCGAGGGTTTCATGAGGTGGTCCGTCATGGGGGCGGGGGAATTACCCAAGGCCCCGATTATTGGAACAACGACTATTTTGATGATACCTATTGGCACAATGGTAAAACCGAAAAATACAAGGGCTACTGTACCGATGTGTTCTTTTCGGAGGCATTGGACTTCATAGAGACCAACAAGGATAAGCCTTTCTTTTGCTACATCGCTACCAATGCTCCCCATGGGCCTTTGAACGTACCTAAAAAGTACATGGATATGTATAAAGGGGTAGACGGACTGGCAGAGAAGTTTCAACGGTTCTACGGAATGATTACCAATATAGATGACAATTTCAAGCTTCTGGAAGATAAGTTGGAGGCTTTGGATATTGCCGACAACACCATTCTAATTTTTACAACGGACAATGGTACCGCTGGAGGAAATAAGGTTTTTGACGCGGGTTTAAAAGGAGGGAAGGGTAGTGAGTACGAAGGTGGACACCGGGTTCCATTACTTATCCGATGGCCCAATGGAGAACTTACCGGAGGTAAGGATATAGATAAATTGGTCGCACATTACGACCTATTGCCTACGTTCGTAGACCTTTTAGGTTTTGATTTTAATCCGGTGAAGCCCTTGGACGGTACAAGTCTAAAGCCTTTGCTCTACGATCAAGCCGAGGAATGGCCGAATAGGATTTTATATATGGATACCCAACGCTTACAGAACCTCGTAAAATACAGAAAATACTCCGTTATGGACGATAACTGGCGCCTGGTAAACGGAACCGAGCTGTATGATATGAATAAAGACCGTAGCCAGACCACAAATGTATTCGATAGGCATCCCGAAGTGGCGGAAAGATTGGCCGTGGGTTATGAAAAATGGTGGCAGTCCATTATGGATGAAAACGTCAATGAACGTTATGCCTATATTAAAGTGGGCTCGCCCGAAGAAAACCCTAGCCGCATTTCCTCACATGATATGATGACGGGTAAATTCGGACATATGTGGCATCAATACGGTGCAACGAACGCCTCGCAGGCCACGGGAAACTGGAAAATTGAATTCGTAGAAGATGGCGATTACAAAATTAGCCTGTGCCGTTTCCCAAGGGAAAGTGGCTTGGCCATCAACGAAACTTTCCCAGCGGAAAAACAAAGGGTTGAACTAGAAAGGGCTATGCCGGCAAGTACAAAGTCCGATTTTGAAGAGGCCTATATCTACGTAGCCGATTTGGAAAAGACGGCTAAAATTGAAAAGGGCCAGAAAGAAGTGTCCTTTACCGCCAAGGTTTCTGCCGGTAAATACGATATGGAAGCCCAGTTGATCGATAAAGACAAAAGGGTGCACCCGGCCTATTACGTCTATATTGAAAAGCTGTAG
- a CDS encoding alpha-L-fucosidase — protein sequence MAQEAPDPYAETVDKITNETLSPIPIDSETINVLSAGSALKSKNMQPKVLNFMFLWVESTAVGEHSLSWEVRAATSGVYSVTAEILGKYATIELLCNGEKRNVKVQSEDWSRLDLGSVQLKKGSNTIELAIQSKETIKISALELTRPSVAQGIMDEALSVRQDPDWFKDAGYGLMFQWTNRAIPKEGDSIKDWEKKINDFDVQEFVDMVEETGAAYVIWSITWGQQYISAPIASLDKLIEGRTTKRDLLGEMADQLYAKNIKLIFYYHYGYDCYHSTDPEWLNHAGGYEADKSRLYKNVNDIIAEVGNRYGDKLNGWFFDGGQRYYDSRFDGTQEGVLSASFKEMSQAARKGNEERVLTYNSWILPRVTEYQDYYSGEGLQQFENLDEGSFVDGKHKGLMAHTCFPLEERWGHIDFNTPIKKSKYSVEELRGYVKNAQHNRYPLSINLEMYEDGSVSSESLKLLKELRKVVR from the coding sequence ATGGCACAAGAGGCCCCGGATCCCTATGCGGAAACGGTAGATAAAATTACGAATGAAACACTTTCTCCTATTCCTATAGATTCAGAAACGATTAATGTGCTTTCGGCAGGGAGTGCATTAAAAAGTAAAAACATGCAGCCCAAGGTATTGAATTTTATGTTCCTATGGGTAGAATCAACTGCCGTAGGGGAGCACTCCTTGTCTTGGGAAGTGCGGGCAGCTACATCGGGAGTGTATTCGGTCACTGCGGAAATATTGGGCAAATATGCTACCATAGAGCTCTTGTGTAACGGAGAAAAAAGAAATGTAAAAGTACAGTCGGAAGACTGGAGTAGGCTAGATTTAGGGAGTGTTCAGCTTAAAAAAGGAAGTAACACGATCGAGTTGGCGATCCAGTCAAAAGAAACGATCAAAATTTCAGCCTTGGAGCTGACAAGGCCAAGTGTTGCACAAGGAATAATGGATGAGGCTTTATCCGTAAGGCAAGACCCCGATTGGTTTAAGGATGCCGGATACGGACTTATGTTTCAATGGACCAATAGGGCAATACCTAAAGAAGGGGATAGCATCAAGGATTGGGAGAAAAAAATAAACGATTTTGATGTGCAAGAGTTTGTCGATATGGTCGAGGAAACCGGGGCGGCGTATGTGATTTGGTCGATTACCTGGGGACAGCAGTATATTTCTGCACCCATAGCCTCTTTGGATAAATTGATTGAAGGCCGTACTACAAAACGCGATTTGCTCGGGGAAATGGCCGACCAACTTTATGCCAAAAACATTAAACTGATTTTCTATTACCACTATGGTTATGACTGCTATCATTCCACAGACCCTGAATGGTTAAACCATGCCGGAGGTTATGAAGCGGATAAAAGTCGATTGTATAAAAACGTAAACGACATTATCGCGGAAGTAGGCAATAGGTATGGTGATAAATTGAACGGATGGTTTTTTGACGGGGGGCAACGCTATTACGATTCCCGTTTTGACGGTACCCAGGAAGGCGTGCTGAGCGCGTCGTTTAAAGAAATGAGCCAAGCGGCCAGAAAGGGCAACGAAGAAAGGGTGTTGACCTATAATTCTTGGATTTTACCTAGGGTAACCGAGTATCAAGATTATTATTCGGGGGAAGGACTACAACAGTTTGAAAATTTAGATGAAGGTAGCTTTGTCGATGGTAAGCACAAAGGCCTTATGGCCCACACTTGTTTTCCGCTAGAGGAAAGATGGGGGCATATAGACTTTAATACGCCCATCAAAAAATCAAAATATTCGGTGGAAGAACTTCGTGGCTATGTTAAAAATGCACAACACAACAGATACCCGCTCTCCATTAATTTAGAAATGTATGAAGATGGTTCCGTATCAAGTGAATCGTTGAAGTTGTTAAAAGAACTTCGGAAAGTAGTTCGGTAG